From a region of the Betaproteobacteria bacterium genome:
- a CDS encoding tripartite tricarboxylate transporter substrate binding protein: MTFVFRCALLVLASQMTGFGAHAQQPYPSKPIRMLIPSPAGGGTDTLGRLLQPGLAESLGQPVVVDNRGGASGQIAGAALAKATPDGYTLLFAYGGVLTTGLPLYGKLPYDPMRDFAPVAMLAHVPGVLVAHPSFPAKSVSEIIKMAKAKPGAMTHGTSSIGSSSHLNMVLFKQMAGIDMLQVSYHGDAPALVALMGGHVPFAFSHTVAALPHIRSGKLRAIAVATAKRVPILPDTPTVAESGLPGFEGLLFYCLMAPAKTPSSVINRLHEVVTQLKHSASVEQRLTSLGAVPYDMPLAAMAPFLQSELDKWTRVINAAGIKPKR; encoded by the coding sequence ATGACCTTTGTGTTTCGTTGTGCACTACTGGTGCTGGCCTCGCAAATGACAGGGTTCGGCGCGCACGCGCAACAGCCGTACCCTTCCAAGCCGATACGCATGCTGATCCCCTCGCCGGCTGGCGGTGGCACCGACACCCTGGGCCGTTTATTGCAACCGGGTCTGGCGGAATCATTGGGGCAACCGGTGGTGGTGGACAATCGCGGCGGCGCCAGCGGACAAATTGCGGGAGCCGCACTCGCGAAAGCCACCCCCGATGGCTACACGCTGCTTTTTGCCTACGGCGGCGTGCTCACCACCGGCTTGCCACTCTATGGCAAGTTGCCGTATGACCCGATGCGCGATTTTGCGCCCGTTGCGATGCTGGCGCATGTGCCGGGCGTGCTGGTGGCGCATCCGTCGTTTCCCGCCAAGTCGGTGAGCGAGATTATCAAAATGGCGAAAGCGAAGCCGGGCGCGATGACGCACGGCACGTCCAGCATCGGCTCGAGCTCGCATTTGAACATGGTGCTGTTCAAGCAGATGGCGGGCATCGATATGCTGCAGGTGTCGTACCATGGCGATGCACCGGCGCTGGTGGCGTTGATGGGCGGGCATGTCCCGTTTGCGTTCAGCCATACGGTGGCGGCGCTGCCGCACATTCGGTCGGGCAAGCTGCGCGCGATTGCGGTGGCAACCGCGAAGCGCGTACCGATTTTGCCGGATACGCCGACAGTCGCCGAAAGCGGGCTGCCCGGCTTCGAAGGGCTGCTGTTCTATTGCCTCATGGCGCCCGCAAAAACCCCTTCAAGCGTGATCAACAGACTGCACGAAGTGGTGACCCAGCTCAAACATTCGGCGTCGGTCGAACAGCGGCTTACGTCGTTGGGCGCAGTGCCATACGACATGCCGCTCGCTGCCATGGCGCCCTTCTTGCAAAGCGAGCTCGACAAATGGACGCGCGTTATCAACGCCGCCGGAATAAAACCTAAGCGGTAG
- a CDS encoding NAD(P)-binding protein produces the protein MSTMVETAVLSNDMKSVPGLEAPSMAGSPTTATHQPAVAQPAVQSEQAQVERWLEQLNAALRSANPASVASLFALMTNLHELKGFEERIGERRPTGEAYSRNFGGTNWKDQRIASERYADREPTALVVGGGQAGLTVAAALGHLGVDTLVIDRLPRVGDCWRTRYHSLALHNPTQFNHLPYMPFPPNWPVYLPKDMLAEWFEAYAMAMEINFWTSTELVSGSYDDASGRWSAVLRNTADERQRTVRPKHLIFANGLVGAPNIPELPGLKEFKGDLMHTSAFSNGANWRGKKALVLGTGSSGHDIAQDLHANGAETTIIQRGPTMVLSISPSAKLTYGIYDGVPLEDGDLFAIVNTLPVLKRILEAMTARMVEFDRELIDGLVARGFKWHDGEDHLGHNMLIRTRYGGYNLDAGCSELIVKGEVGLLQFDAIERFATGGALLKDGSLQPADLIVLGTGFVPQEAVVKKLLGESVANKVGPIWGLGTDGEMNNMWKRTPQQGLWFVGGSFSNCRIFSRHVALQIKAIEEGLMQQ, from the coding sequence ATGAGCACAATGGTCGAAACCGCCGTGCTGAGCAACGATATGAAAAGTGTTCCAGGTCTCGAAGCTCCATCGATGGCTGGAAGTCCAACAACCGCTACCCATCAACCCGCGGTCGCGCAGCCTGCGGTCCAGTCCGAGCAAGCGCAGGTCGAGCGATGGCTCGAGCAACTGAATGCAGCACTACGGAGCGCAAATCCAGCATCTGTCGCGTCGCTGTTTGCGCTCATGACCAACCTGCACGAGCTGAAGGGCTTCGAGGAAAGGATCGGCGAACGACGACCCACGGGCGAGGCCTATTCGCGCAATTTCGGCGGCACCAACTGGAAGGACCAGCGCATCGCCAGCGAACGTTACGCCGACCGCGAGCCCACCGCGCTGGTGGTCGGCGGCGGCCAGGCCGGGCTGACCGTGGCCGCAGCGCTGGGTCATTTGGGCGTGGACACGTTGGTGATCGACAGGCTGCCGCGCGTGGGCGATTGCTGGCGCACGCGTTACCACTCGCTGGCACTGCACAATCCCACGCAGTTCAATCACCTGCCCTACATGCCGTTTCCTCCCAACTGGCCCGTGTATCTGCCCAAGGACATGCTCGCCGAGTGGTTCGAAGCCTACGCCATGGCGATGGAGATCAATTTCTGGACCAGCACCGAACTGGTCAGCGGCAGCTACGATGACGCCAGCGGCCGATGGTCAGCCGTGTTGCGCAACACCGCCGATGAGCGCCAGCGTACCGTGCGGCCCAAACATCTCATCTTCGCCAACGGCTTGGTCGGGGCACCGAACATACCCGAACTGCCCGGCCTCAAGGAGTTCAAGGGCGACCTGATGCACACCAGCGCGTTCAGCAACGGCGCCAACTGGCGCGGCAAAAAGGCGCTGGTGCTGGGCACCGGCAGCAGCGGTCACGACATCGCCCAAGACCTGCACGCCAATGGCGCCGAGACCACCATCATCCAGCGTGGTCCCACCATGGTGTTGAGCATCAGTCCGAGCGCAAAGCTCACCTATGGCATCTACGACGGCGTGCCGCTCGAGGATGGCGACCTGTTCGCGATCGTTAACACCCTGCCGGTGTTAAAGCGCATCCTTGAGGCCATGACCGCGCGCATGGTCGAATTCGACCGCGAACTGATCGACGGCCTGGTCGCCCGCGGCTTCAAGTGGCACGACGGCGAAGACCACTTGGGGCACAACATGCTGATACGCACGCGCTACGGCGGCTATAACCTCGACGCCGGCTGCTCCGAGCTGATCGTCAAGGGCGAGGTGGGCCTGCTGCAATTCGATGCGATCGAACGCTTCGCCACCGGAGGCGCTTTGCTCAAGGACGGCTCGCTCCAGCCCGCAGACCTGATCGTCCTCGGCACCGGCTTCGTACCGCAGGAAGCGGTGGTGAAAAAGCTGCTGGGCGAATCCGTCGCAAACAAGGTCGGGCCGATCTGGGGCCTGGGTACGGACGGCGAAATGAACAACATGTGGAAGCGTACGCCGCAGCAAGGCCTGTGGTTCGTGGGCGGCAGTTTTTCGAACTGCCGGATCTTCTCGCGCCATGTGGCGCTGCAGATCAAGGCGATCGAGGAAGGGCTTATGCAACAGTAG
- a CDS encoding LysR family transcriptional regulator: MELRDLEYFRVVARHGHIGRAAETLKLTQPALSKSVARLEASVGARLLERTPRGVVLTQVGIALIARATHIHTAVDGALREAKDLSSGASGQLRIGTGPTAGEHILPAVCAELLRGSPRLFIQVVVGLSDVLLAALERGELDLVFGSFPEPRIAGMTYESLGEDVLTVFTRKRHALARARQIDLSQLAGVRWALPNASVTSRRTLQHAFQTSRLPAPDVALESNSTQVLLAAVARSDMVGYLPTGAVRASGAMRELALLDVAPLRIERSLGVISRPGAYLPPVAARLMNALRRVAAKSVE; this comes from the coding sequence ATGGAGCTTCGGGATCTGGAGTACTTTCGCGTTGTCGCTCGGCACGGCCACATCGGGCGGGCGGCGGAAACGCTCAAGCTCACGCAGCCTGCGTTGAGCAAGAGCGTCGCCCGGTTGGAGGCTTCCGTGGGAGCAAGATTGCTGGAACGCACACCGCGCGGCGTAGTGCTCACGCAGGTCGGTATCGCCCTGATCGCGCGCGCGACGCATATTCATACGGCTGTCGACGGCGCATTGCGTGAGGCGAAGGATCTGAGCTCAGGGGCATCAGGTCAGTTGCGGATTGGCACGGGGCCGACAGCGGGTGAGCACATATTGCCAGCGGTATGCGCCGAGCTGTTGCGCGGATCGCCAAGGCTGTTCATTCAGGTCGTCGTGGGGCTCAGTGACGTGTTGCTCGCAGCGCTCGAGCGCGGCGAGCTCGATCTCGTGTTCGGCAGTTTTCCGGAGCCCCGTATTGCGGGTATGACCTACGAGTCGCTCGGCGAAGACGTGTTGACGGTATTTACCCGCAAACGGCATGCACTTGCGCGAGCCCGCCAAATAGATCTCTCGCAGCTCGCCGGTGTCCGATGGGCGTTGCCCAACGCATCGGTTACTTCGCGGCGCACGCTGCAACACGCATTTCAAACGAGCCGGTTGCCGGCGCCGGATGTGGCGCTCGAGTCGAACTCGACGCAGGTGCTGCTCGCTGCGGTGGCTCGCTCGGATATGGTCGGCTATCTACCCACCGGCGCGGTGCGAGCTTCCGGCGCGATGCGCGAATTGGCGCTACTCGACGTTGCGCCGCTTCGGATCGAACGATCGCTTGGTGTCATTTCGCGCCCAGGGGCGTATCTACCGCCGGTAGCCGCCCGACTCATGAATGCGCTGCGGCGCGTGGCGGCAAAATCTGTCGAGTAA
- a CDS encoding cytochrome b, translated as MTNYDEFTIHRTRRAHGRPLDWSERARRSEHTVRIDTTARVVIRPGGILRCVRDTCPDLQPPTRRVHTMSTVRYAVPARCIHWITAALVGVIIVLGLWIAYFRPEEEAFKLRLYNVHESLGVIVWVLTLMRLAYRRRHPPPPLPADTPAVIRVAAHATHVALYVLLLTLPVIGFLATNAWGFPLSVFGVLPLPSPLGKDEELAKLLALAHRIGALSIIALIGGHVAGVFYHTFIRKDGLLQRML; from the coding sequence ATGACGAATTACGACGAATTTACGATTCACCGTACTAGACGAGCTCATGGGCGGCCGCTCGACTGGTCGGAGCGGGCTCGCAGAAGCGAGCATACGGTTCGAATCGACACGACAGCGCGAGTGGTTATCCGCCCCGGCGGTATACTCCGCTGCGTCCGAGACACCTGTCCCGATCTGCAGCCGCCGACCCGCCGAGTCCACACCATGAGCACCGTCCGCTACGCCGTCCCCGCGCGCTGCATCCATTGGATCACCGCGGCCCTGGTGGGCGTGATCATTGTCCTGGGTCTTTGGATCGCCTATTTCCGGCCCGAGGAGGAAGCATTCAAGCTGCGGCTCTACAACGTCCACGAGAGCCTCGGCGTGATCGTATGGGTACTCACGCTGATGCGCCTCGCCTATCGCCGGAGGCATCCTCCGCCGCCGCTGCCCGCCGATACGCCCGCCGTGATCCGGGTCGCGGCTCACGCGACCCATGTCGCGCTCTACGTGCTGCTGCTGACGCTGCCGGTGATCGGCTTTCTCGCAACGAACGCCTGGGGTTTTCCGCTGTCCGTGTTCGGAGTGCTGCCGCTGCCGTCTCCGCTCGGCAAGGACGAGGAGCTCGCGAAGCTCCTTGCGCTTGCGCACCGCATCGGTGCGCTTTCGATCATCGCGCTCATCGGTGGACATGTCGCAGGCGTTTTCTATCACACCTTCATCCGCAAGGATGGGTTGCTGCAGCGCATGCTGTAG
- the mdoH gene encoding glucans biosynthesis glucosyltransferase MdoH, translating to MDMSQAFSITPSSARMGCCSACCRDTTLDPRPALYHAISGRAARGLRLRRIGFLLLCSVTAAGMLVLMASTLFVERPDPIGLAMLAAFSITLPWTVIGFWNAVIGLVLMAFSRTPAAVVSPELQEPVGDDPITESTALLVCVRNEDPERLCRNLSWMIGGLAARAEAKRFHLYVLSDSDRPALAAAEEAVAQELSQRFGARLAVTYRRRSHSTGYKAGNIRDFCERWGPDHAFAIVLDADSLMTAEAMLRLVRIMQRRPHIGILQTLVTGLPSASAFARIFQFGMRLGMRSYTLGAASWQGDCGPYWGHNAILRLAPFIEHCRLPLLPGTPPLGGHVLSHDQIEAVLMRRAGYEVRVLIDEGGSWEENPPTLTEFIRRDLRWCQGNLQYFHFLVLPKLKFLSRCQIALAIAMYLSPVGWIGFLLMGTFRSAPVREEVGLALFALAIAMTFAPKLATLTDVLARPRLRAAFGGSAHVLAGAAIETLFWMMIAPICAVAVTFFLLSGAFGRQMGWTGQQRDAAGLPFRHAAASLWPQTLLGIAGLVCLLIQSPGLFWALGLPIYIGLGASIPIAMLTAHPAFGRALMAAGICRLPEEFHPDVHWHLPRPFAPLAAPFQEPARVSGHWTLPSPSGRRVGEFGREFADHGPRRPNGRDARSQGASRDARIVASLQEPVP from the coding sequence GTGGACATGTCGCAGGCGTTTTCTATCACACCTTCATCCGCAAGGATGGGTTGCTGCAGCGCATGCTGTAGGGATACTACCCTCGACCCGAGACCAGCTTTGTACCACGCCATTTCCGGCCGCGCGGCGCGCGGCCTTCGCCTGCGCCGCATCGGCTTCCTGCTCCTCTGCAGCGTGACCGCCGCGGGCATGCTCGTCCTCATGGCCTCGACGCTCTTCGTCGAGCGCCCCGATCCGATCGGCCTTGCGATGCTGGCGGCATTCTCGATCACGCTACCCTGGACCGTCATCGGGTTCTGGAATGCCGTGATCGGCCTCGTCCTCATGGCTTTCTCGCGCACCCCGGCCGCCGTCGTATCGCCCGAGCTGCAAGAACCGGTCGGCGACGACCCCATCACCGAATCCACCGCGCTGCTGGTCTGCGTCCGCAACGAGGATCCCGAGCGGCTGTGCCGCAACCTGTCGTGGATGATCGGCGGGCTCGCGGCCCGCGCCGAGGCGAAGCGCTTCCACCTCTATGTGCTGAGCGATAGCGACCGCCCCGCGCTTGCTGCTGCGGAGGAAGCGGTCGCGCAGGAGCTGTCGCAACGGTTCGGGGCCCGGCTCGCTGTCACTTACCGCAGGCGCAGCCACAGCACCGGCTACAAGGCGGGCAATATCCGCGACTTCTGCGAGCGCTGGGGACCCGATCACGCGTTCGCGATCGTGCTCGACGCCGACAGCCTTATGACGGCGGAGGCGATGCTGCGGCTGGTGCGGATCATGCAGCGCCGCCCCCACATCGGCATCCTGCAGACGCTCGTCACGGGTCTGCCCAGCGCGAGCGCATTCGCGCGCATCTTCCAGTTCGGCATGCGTCTCGGCATGCGCTCCTACACCCTCGGCGCCGCCAGCTGGCAGGGCGACTGCGGCCCCTACTGGGGGCACAACGCCATCCTCAGGCTCGCGCCCTTCATCGAGCACTGCCGCCTTCCGCTGCTACCCGGGACGCCGCCGCTCGGCGGGCACGTGCTGAGCCACGATCAGATCGAGGCCGTGCTCATGCGCCGCGCGGGCTACGAGGTGCGCGTGTTGATCGACGAGGGCGGCAGCTGGGAGGAAAACCCGCCGACGCTCACCGAGTTCATCCGGCGCGACCTGCGCTGGTGCCAGGGCAACTTGCAGTACTTCCATTTTCTCGTGCTGCCGAAATTGAAGTTCCTCAGCCGCTGCCAGATCGCTCTTGCGATTGCCATGTACCTGAGCCCGGTGGGCTGGATCGGCTTCCTGCTGATGGGCACCTTCCGCTCGGCGCCGGTACGCGAAGAGGTTGGGCTCGCGCTGTTCGCTCTCGCGATCGCGATGACCTTCGCGCCGAAACTCGCCACGCTCACAGACGTCCTGGCACGGCCGAGGCTGCGCGCCGCGTTCGGCGGCAGCGCGCACGTGCTCGCCGGCGCGGCGATCGAAACGCTGTTCTGGATGATGATCGCTCCGATCTGCGCGGTCGCCGTCACGTTCTTCCTGCTGAGCGGCGCTTTCGGACGCCAAATGGGCTGGACCGGCCAGCAGCGCGATGCCGCGGGGCTGCCGTTTCGTCATGCGGCCGCAAGTCTGTGGCCGCAGACGCTCCTCGGCATCGCGGGTCTCGTTTGCCTCTTGATCCAGTCGCCCGGGCTCTTCTGGGCGCTCGGCCTGCCGATCTACATTGGCCTTGGCGCGAGCATCCCGATCGCGATGCTGACCGCGCATCCAGCGTTCGGTCGCGCGCTGATGGCCGCGGGCATCTGCCGCCTGCCGGAAGAGTTCCACCCGGATGTGCACTGGCATCTGCCACGGCCGTTTGCCCCGCTCGCCGCCCCTTTCCAGGAACCCGCCCGCGTCAGCGGGCACTGGACGCTCCCTTCTCCCTCTGGGAGAAGGGTTGGGGAGTTCGGCCGGGAATTCGCGGACCATGGTCCGCGCCGGCCGAACGGAAGAGACGCCAGGTCTCAGGGCGCAAGTCGCGATGCGCGCATCGTGGCGTCTCTCCAGGAGCCCGTGCCATGA
- a CDS encoding glycosyltransferase: MSESGGSAAMYSLAVSDHSMIAHGFAGTILGPAQQLHVHFLVPGPLDQRTGGYLFDRHVVEGMRACGRKVDVVELPGCFPAADAVTRKDCEASLDRLPDAAVAVVDGLALAGFARCLRRHARRLRIVGFVHHPLALETGLRPVEAARYAALEARLWPLLRGVICPSAATARAIETAGVDAQRIAVAPPGTARPAAAIRRSAGATVRLLAVGTLTARKGHALLIEALAQLRDAAWTLVCAGSLERDPQATTRVRAAVAAHGLTDRVRLAGELSSPQLAREYVAADVFVLPSFHEGYGMAFAEALVHGLPIVATTAGAIPDTVPAKAALFVPPGDVNALRAALARAIHDERLRARLAAGAAEAGAALPSWPQAVAHWAAALDRLAA; encoded by the coding sequence ATGTCTGAATCCGGAGGCTCCGCGGCCATGTACAGCCTCGCCGTGTCCGACCACAGCATGATCGCGCACGGTTTCGCGGGCACGATCCTCGGCCCCGCGCAGCAGTTGCACGTCCACTTTCTCGTGCCCGGGCCGCTCGATCAGCGCACCGGCGGATATCTCTTCGACCGCCACGTGGTGGAGGGCATGAGGGCCTGCGGCCGCAAGGTAGACGTGGTGGAACTGCCCGGCTGCTTCCCGGCGGCCGATGCGGTCACGCGCAAGGATTGCGAGGCGTCGCTCGACCGCCTGCCGGATGCCGCCGTCGCAGTCGTCGATGGCCTTGCGCTGGCGGGGTTCGCCCGCTGCCTTCGACGGCATGCAAGGCGGCTGCGGATCGTCGGCTTCGTGCACCACCCGCTGGCGCTGGAAACCGGCCTTCGCCCGGTCGAGGCGGCGCGCTATGCAGCGCTGGAGGCACGTCTGTGGCCGCTGCTGCGCGGCGTGATCTGCCCGAGCGCTGCGACTGCAAGAGCCATCGAAACGGCAGGCGTCGACGCGCAGCGGATCGCTGTCGCCCCGCCCGGCACCGCCCGGCCCGCGGCAGCCATCCGCCGCAGCGCCGGCGCTACCGTGCGTCTGCTCGCCGTCGGTACGCTCACCGCGCGCAAGGGTCACGCGCTGCTGATCGAGGCGCTCGCGCAATTGCGCGACGCGGCGTGGACGCTCGTGTGCGCCGGGAGTCTCGAGCGGGATCCACAGGCCACGACGCGCGTTCGAGCGGCCGTCGCCGCGCACGGACTCACGGACAGGGTGCGTCTTGCAGGCGAGCTCTCATCTCCGCAGCTCGCGCGCGAGTACGTCGCCGCGGACGTGTTCGTCCTGCCCTCCTTCCACGAGGGCTACGGCATGGCTTTCGCGGAGGCTCTGGTCCACGGGTTGCCGATCGTCGCGACGACGGCCGGAGCGATACCCGACACGGTACCTGCGAAGGCGGCCTTGTTCGTTCCTCCCGGGGACGTGAATGCACTGCGCGCGGCGCTCGCGCGCGCGATCCATGATGAACGGCTCCGCGCGCGGCTCGCGGCCGGCGCCGCCGAAGCCGGCGCCGCACTCCCGAGCTGGCCGCAGGCGGTCGCGCACTGGGCGGCAGCGCTCGACCGGCTGGCCGCATGA
- a CDS encoding FkbM family methyltransferase — translation MKSRALAGALRSLRMYHGDRAREAAMDRLYARYLGTGDLAFDIGAHVGDRVSSFRRLGCRVVALEPLPLCQRILRLIHGRDPQVSLVAAAAGSRTGRALLHVNRANPTVCTLSAAFVRATCGAPGWKGQEWDARIEVPVVTLDQLVAAHGPPRFVKIDVEGSEPEVLRGLTYRVPALSFEFTTIRRQAAHDCLALLERLGAYRFDVALGESQHLEFGEPVAASSLAAWLDALPDAANSGDVYAVSREIGTHTISREIGTHTISGSAVK, via the coding sequence ATGAAATCGAGGGCGCTTGCCGGCGCGCTGCGTTCGCTGCGGATGTACCATGGCGACCGCGCGCGCGAGGCCGCCATGGATCGACTTTACGCCCGCTATCTGGGTACGGGCGATCTTGCGTTCGACATCGGCGCGCACGTCGGCGATCGCGTCTCCAGCTTTCGCCGGCTGGGCTGCCGCGTGGTCGCGCTGGAGCCTCTGCCGCTCTGTCAACGGATCCTGCGGCTGATACACGGACGCGACCCGCAGGTGAGCCTGGTCGCCGCGGCGGCCGGATCGCGGACCGGCCGCGCGCTCCTGCACGTGAACCGGGCGAATCCCACTGTGTGCACCCTTTCGGCAGCGTTCGTTCGTGCAACCTGTGGTGCTCCGGGCTGGAAAGGCCAGGAATGGGACGCGCGCATCGAAGTCCCGGTCGTGACGCTCGATCAGCTCGTTGCCGCACACGGTCCGCCGCGTTTCGTGAAGATCGACGTCGAGGGTTCCGAGCCCGAGGTGCTGCGCGGCCTGACCTACCGGGTACCCGCGCTGTCGTTCGAGTTCACCACGATCCGCCGACAGGCGGCGCACGATTGCCTTGCGCTTCTCGAACGACTCGGCGCCTACCGGTTCGACGTGGCGCTGGGCGAGAGCCAGCACCTGGAGTTCGGGGAGCCGGTCGCTGCGAGCAGCCTTGCGGCATGGCTGGACGCGTTGCCCGACGCGGCGAATTCAGGCGATGTCTACGCCGTTTCTAGGGAAATTGGGACGCACACAATTTCTAGGGAAATAGGGACGCACACAATTTCTGGCAGCGCGGTGAAATAG
- a CDS encoding SDR family NAD(P)-dependent oxidoreductase: MDLKIKGRLALVTGSTMGIGHAVAEALASEGARVVVNGRNEARVRNTVAELSRLGEAHGIAADLATAAGAQEVLAALSAIGPVDILVNNVGYFEVKEFGAISDHDWLDMFELNVMSGVRLSRALLPGMLERDWGRIVFIASDQSAKPNPGMAHYAMSKAAQVSIARSLAELTRGTRVTVNSALVAPTWSEGVETFLGKVAPSLGKTVDEMRTAYFETTGATSLLQRWATPEEIAAQIAFLCSDRAAAINGAAQRVDGGIIRSLF, translated from the coding sequence ATGGATTTGAAAATCAAGGGCAGGCTTGCGCTGGTGACGGGCTCGACGATGGGTATCGGGCACGCCGTCGCGGAAGCCCTGGCAAGTGAAGGCGCACGGGTGGTCGTCAATGGCCGCAACGAAGCCAGGGTGCGGAATACGGTGGCTGAGCTGTCGCGGCTTGGGGAAGCCCATGGTATCGCGGCGGACCTCGCAACCGCCGCCGGCGCGCAGGAAGTGCTGGCTGCGCTGTCAGCCATCGGACCGGTCGACATTCTGGTCAACAACGTGGGTTATTTCGAGGTCAAGGAATTCGGCGCGATCTCCGACCACGACTGGCTCGACATGTTCGAGCTGAACGTGATGAGCGGGGTGCGCCTTTCGCGCGCGTTGCTTCCCGGCATGCTGGAGCGCGACTGGGGCAGGATCGTGTTCATCGCCAGCGACCAGAGCGCCAAGCCCAATCCCGGCATGGCGCACTACGCGATGTCGAAGGCAGCGCAGGTTTCGATCGCGCGCAGCCTCGCCGAGCTCACGCGCGGCACGCGCGTGACCGTTAACAGCGCGCTCGTCGCGCCCACCTGGTCGGAAGGCGTGGAAACTTTCCTGGGGAAAGTCGCACCCAGTCTCGGCAAGACGGTTGACGAGATGCGCACCGCGTATTTTGAAACCACCGGGGCGACGTCGCTTCTCCAGCGCTGGGCGACGCCGGAGGAGATCGCTGCTCAGATCGCGTTTCTGTGCTCCGATCGCGCCGCCGCGATCAATGGAGCGGCGCAGCGCGTCGACGGCGGCATCATCCGCTCGCTGTTCTGA
- a CDS encoding YifB family Mg chelatase-like AAA ATPase, which yields MSLAIVYSRALAAMDAPEVTVEAHLGGGLPSFTVVGLPEAEVREARDRVRAALQNARFEFPARRITVNLAPADLPKESGRFDLPIALGILAASGQIPSERLGGCEFVGELALTGELRPIRGALPMTLCARASGRAIVLPSVNAAEAALVRGAHILGAASLLEICAHLAGDKELRPHPCEAAVAPLVLPDMAEVKGQLRARRALEVAAAGEHSVLMIGPPGTGKSMLASRLPGILPAMTEPEALESAAVQSLGSTGFRLEAWGRRPFRSPHHTTSAVAVVGGGSHPRPGEISLAMHGVLFLDELPEFERKVLEALREPLDSGRITVSRAARQADFPARFQLVAAMNPCLCGFLGDARCRCTPTQVSRYRSKISGPLLDRIDLQIEVPALPVEELQRRSAGESSNDVRQRVQAARDRMLARQGRPNALLESGEIDRHAHMDDDGKSMLLQAIAKLGLSARSYHRTIKVARSIADLAGSQRITSTSVAEALGYRQAR from the coding sequence ATGTCCCTCGCAATCGTCTACAGCCGGGCGCTGGCGGCGATGGATGCGCCCGAAGTCACGGTCGAAGCGCACCTGGGTGGCGGCCTGCCGAGCTTCACGGTCGTAGGTCTGCCCGAGGCGGAAGTCCGGGAAGCACGCGACCGCGTCCGCGCCGCGTTGCAGAACGCCCGCTTCGAGTTTCCCGCGCGCCGCATCACGGTCAACCTCGCGCCGGCCGATCTGCCCAAGGAGTCGGGGCGCTTCGATCTGCCCATCGCTCTCGGTATTCTCGCCGCCTCCGGGCAGATTCCCAGCGAACGGCTCGGCGGCTGCGAATTCGTCGGCGAGCTTGCCCTGACCGGCGAGCTGCGCCCGATCCGCGGCGCGCTGCCGATGACGCTGTGCGCACGCGCCTCGGGCCGGGCGATTGTGCTGCCCAGCGTCAATGCTGCGGAAGCGGCGCTCGTGCGCGGCGCGCATATCCTGGGTGCCGCCTCGCTGCTCGAGATCTGCGCGCATCTTGCGGGCGACAAGGAACTGCGCCCGCATCCCTGCGAAGCCGCGGTGGCGCCGCTCGTACTGCCCGACATGGCGGAAGTGAAGGGGCAGCTACGCGCGCGCCGGGCGCTGGAAGTGGCCGCGGCCGGTGAGCACTCCGTGCTGATGATCGGTCCGCCGGGCACCGGCAAGTCGATGCTCGCATCACGCCTGCCCGGCATCCTGCCGGCGATGACCGAGCCCGAAGCGCTCGAATCCGCGGCCGTGCAATCGCTGGGCAGCACCGGTTTCAGGCTGGAGGCGTGGGGCCGGCGCCCGTTTCGCTCTCCGCACCATACCACCTCGGCCGTCGCCGTCGTGGGCGGGGGCAGCCACCCGCGGCCGGGCGAGATCTCGCTTGCGATGCACGGCGTGCTCTTCCTCGACGAGCTACCCGAGTTCGAACGCAAGGTGCTGGAGGCGCTGCGCGAGCCGCTCGATTCCGGCCGCATCACCGTTTCGCGGGCGGCGCGGCAAGCCGATTTCCCTGCGCGCTTTCAGCTCGTCGCGGCGATGAATCCCTGTTTGTGCGGCTTTCTGGGAGACGCGCGTTGTCGCTGCACACCAACGCAAGTTTCGAGGTATCGATCGAAGATATCCGGGCCGCTGCTCGATCGGATCGATCTTCAGATCGAAGTGCCGGCACTGCCGGTGGAAGAACTGCAGAGGCGGTCGGCCGGCGAGTCATCCAATGACGTTCGGCAGCGTGTGCAAGCAGCCCGCGACAGGATGTTGGCGCGGCAGGGGAGGCCGAATGCGCTTCTCGAGTCGGGTGAGATCGATAGACACGCGCACATGGATGACGATGGCAAGTCGATGCTGCTGCAAGCGATAGCGAAGCTCGGCCTTTCCGCACGCAGCTATCATCGAACGATCAAGGTGGCGCGCTCGATAGCCGATCTTGCGGGCAGTCAGAGGATCACGAGCACCTCCGTTGCGGAGGCGCTCGGGTATCGGCAAGCTCGGTGA
- a CDS encoding accessory factor UbiK family protein, which produces MNRSKLMDELGERLRQVLEASPAKDLERNVRAVLTSVFARLDLVTREEFDVQREVLLRTRERLNELERKLAEIERRSAAS; this is translated from the coding sequence ATGAATCGATCGAAGCTGATGGACGAGCTCGGCGAGCGGTTGCGTCAGGTGCTCGAAGCGAGCCCCGCCAAGGATCTGGAAAGGAACGTGCGCGCGGTATTGACCAGCGTTTTCGCGCGCCTGGATCTGGTTACGCGCGAGGAGTTCGACGTGCAGCGCGAAGTGCTCCTGCGCACCCGGGAGCGTCTGAACGAGCTGGAACGCAAGCTCGCGGAAATCGAGCGCCGCAGCGCAGCCAGCTGA